The following are encoded together in the Clostridium sp. BJN0013 genome:
- a CDS encoding ABC1 kinase family protein has product MNKKSSKRFKEILKVLTKYGFKFLIDTKNSRNKKSPENLRKAFETLGPTFIKIGQILSSRPDILPLKYIEELSKLQDEVLPEKYEHIDKVFFNEFNKNIKDCFLYFEETPLASGSIAQVHNATLKDGRKVIVKIQRPGIKEKMETDISLLYKIIKLSRNKFKNVLIDPEEALDELLFSTKRELNFKLECENMIKFKELNKNINFCYTPYVVKELSGIKVLTMEKIHGFKINDMAKLKKKNYDLQDLGEKLALFFFKQVFTDGFFHGDPHAGNLMILNTKICFIDFGIMGIISPELKLLLNQIIIAIVQKDTDMLVSSIISLGVKKELIDRNKLYEDIEMFLVNYLSTSLKNIKISVLMTEIFKCAKNNKIVLPKNLILLVKSLIIIEGLITEISPEINILDIAIPFLKQNNKFYYFEGINLEDILINSYNFTKNFSKLPMKTVELIDGILNGRAKIQLKFNKIDDSINQLNRMVNRLSISLIVCSMIISSSLILNLNIGPKIYNIPLIGIIDFMLFIFIGITLIISILKSGKL; this is encoded by the coding sequence ATGAATAAAAAATCTTCAAAGAGATTTAAAGAAATACTAAAAGTACTAACTAAATATGGTTTTAAATTTTTAATAGATACTAAAAATTCTAGGAATAAAAAATCCCCTGAAAATCTTAGAAAAGCATTTGAAACTTTAGGACCTACATTCATAAAGATAGGTCAAATACTGAGTTCACGGCCGGATATATTACCCCTAAAATATATTGAAGAACTTTCAAAACTTCAAGATGAAGTACTTCCTGAAAAGTATGAACACATAGACAAAGTATTTTTTAATGAGTTCAACAAAAATATAAAAGATTGTTTTTTGTATTTTGAAGAAACTCCCTTAGCTTCTGGCTCTATAGCCCAAGTACATAATGCCACTTTAAAAGATGGAAGAAAAGTTATTGTAAAGATACAAAGACCTGGAATAAAAGAAAAAATGGAAACTGATATATCTTTATTATATAAAATTATAAAACTTAGCAGAAATAAATTTAAAAATGTTTTAATAGATCCTGAAGAAGCTTTAGATGAATTACTATTCTCCACTAAACGGGAACTAAATTTTAAATTAGAATGTGAAAATATGATAAAATTTAAAGAACTAAACAAAAATATTAATTTTTGTTATACCCCTTATGTAGTAAAAGAACTCTCTGGAATTAAAGTATTAACAATGGAAAAAATTCATGGATTTAAAATAAATGATATGGCTAAATTGAAAAAGAAGAATTATGATCTACAGGATTTAGGTGAAAAGCTTGCCCTATTTTTCTTCAAGCAGGTATTCACTGATGGATTTTTTCACGGAGATCCCCATGCTGGCAATTTAATGATACTTAACACTAAAATATGTTTTATAGACTTTGGGATAATGGGTATAATTTCACCTGAACTTAAGTTACTTTTGAACCAAATTATTATAGCCATAGTACAAAAAGATACAGATATGCTTGTATCTTCAATTATATCCTTAGGCGTAAAAAAAGAGCTTATAGATAGAAATAAACTATATGAAGATATAGAAATGTTTTTAGTAAATTACTTATCTACATCACTTAAAAACATAAAAATTTCAGTATTAATGACAGAAATTTTCAAGTGTGCAAAAAATAATAAGATAGTTTTGCCTAAAAATTTGATATTATTAGTAAAGAGCCTAATTATAATAGAGGGTTTGATAACTGAAATTTCACCTGAAATCAACATTTTAGACATAGCCATACCTTTTTTAAAACAAAATAATAAATTTTATTACTTTGAAGGTATAAATTTAGAGGATATACTTATAAACTCTTATAATTTTACTAAAAATTTTTCAAAGCTTCCAATGAAAACAGTAGAATTAATAGATGGTATACTCAATGGAAGAGCTAAAATTCAGCTAAAATTTAATAAAATTGACGATTCTATAAATCAATTAAATAGAATGGTAAATAGACTGTCAATTTCCCTCATAGTATGTTCTATGATTATAAGTTCCTCTTTAATATTAAATCTGAATATAGGTCCTAAAATTTACAATATACCTTTAATCGGTATTATAGATTTCATGCTTTTTATATTTATTGGTATTACACTTATAATTTCTATACTAAAATCAGGTAAACTTTAA
- a CDS encoding phasin family protein: MINELKNLFLAGIGSAAYTYEKALKLIQEMVQKGKITVDEGKQLSEELKKTALAKKEQIKPLTKNELTSILASMNFATKDDISSLNERLTKLESKTDNDD; this comes from the coding sequence ATGATTAATGAATTAAAAAATTTATTTTTAGCAGGAATAGGCTCTGCTGCATATACTTATGAAAAGGCATTAAAACTAATTCAAGAAATGGTTCAAAAAGGAAAGATAACGGTGGATGAAGGAAAGCAGTTATCAGAAGAACTAAAGAAAACTGCCCTAGCTAAAAAGGAACAAATAAAACCTTTAACTAAAAATGAACTCACATCCATATTAGCTAGTATGAACTTTGCCACTAAAGATGACATATCATCTTTAAATGAACGATTGACTAAACTTGAAAGTAAAACAGATAATGATGACTAA
- a CDS encoding nucleoside deaminase has product MDNFILEAIKEAKVALELGEVPVGAVIVKNNKIISRYHNLKETLKDSTAHAEILAIRNASKVLKNWRLKDCSMYVTLEPCPMCAGAIMQCRINKLFIGTFDPIMGACGSVVNILQNNFLNHWVDIQRLYNDECSNMLKEFFRNRR; this is encoded by the coding sequence ATGGATAATTTTATACTTGAAGCCATAAAAGAGGCTAAAGTAGCATTAGAGTTAGGGGAAGTTCCAGTAGGGGCTGTTATAGTGAAAAATAATAAGATAATATCAAGATATCATAATTTAAAAGAAACATTGAAAGATAGTACTGCCCATGCTGAAATACTTGCTATAAGAAATGCTTCAAAAGTACTTAAAAATTGGAGATTAAAAGATTGCAGTATGTATGTTACATTAGAGCCTTGTCCTATGTGTGCAGGAGCTATAATGCAGTGTAGGATAAATAAGCTATTTATAGGAACATTTGATCCTATTATGGGTGCTTGTGGCTCCGTAGTTAATATATTGCAAAATAACTTTCTGAATCATTGGGTAGATATTCAAAGGCTATATAATGACGAGTGTAGTAATATGTTAAAAGAATTTTTTAGAAATAGAAGATAG
- a CDS encoding tyrosine-type recombinase/integrase, whose amino-acid sequence MAVSARKVQNKRDGNGVLTGKPGTVYDVNIKYNSPEGKKTYSKKGFATKKEATQHEAEMKTKLANPVYTPIVASQGKQTVKEYLEEWVENHGKANLRPSTFAGYKSHIKNHILPYIGHVQLNQLTPAMLDHMFQQLFDKGLSHSTVRYAQRILSVSMEHARKYHYIEHNPARDIITKFGKQGKTPDPYTIEQMQKFMSNVVGTEWEMPVVLAGMYGLRMSEIIGLRTTNIDLDKMQFGVVEQMPFQVPPGTKIITEMAPTKSNDRILPITEETLPYFLRQFDLLYRQKDLITAGGGEYYDNKLFIAKPDGSPYRRDRMSANFGQLIRHLEMPHIRFHDLRHTAATNMHQLTGDFYTVGEILGHTLKGIGMSLGISTNLEAVTAQYVDVRIERKKTVLETYHKALQPRKPNTGKEKRSKEAVPKEKKKSSEMEL is encoded by the coding sequence ATGGCAGTATCAGCAAGAAAAGTACAAAATAAACGTGATGGCAACGGCGTATTGACGGGCAAGCCCGGTACAGTCTACGACGTAAATATAAAATACAATTCGCCGGAGGGGAAAAAGACCTATTCCAAAAAGGGGTTTGCCACGAAAAAAGAAGCGACACAGCATGAAGCGGAAATGAAAACGAAACTTGCAAACCCTGTATATACTCCTATCGTTGCTTCACAAGGCAAGCAGACTGTAAAAGAATACTTGGAAGAATGGGTAGAAAATCACGGCAAGGCAAATTTGCGTCCGAGTACCTTTGCAGGATATAAAAGCCACATCAAAAACCATATCCTGCCGTATATCGGCCATGTGCAGCTTAATCAACTCACTCCGGCCATGCTTGACCATATGTTTCAGCAGCTTTTTGACAAAGGGCTATCTCATAGTACCGTCCGTTATGCACAGCGTATTTTAAGTGTATCAATGGAACACGCACGGAAGTATCACTATATCGAACATAATCCTGCCCGCGATATTATTACAAAGTTTGGAAAGCAAGGGAAAACGCCCGACCCGTACACCATAGAACAAATGCAAAAATTTATGAGTAATGTAGTTGGTACGGAATGGGAAATGCCTGTTGTGCTGGCAGGAATGTATGGTCTGCGTATGAGTGAGATTATCGGACTGCGGACAACTAACATTGACCTCGACAAAATGCAGTTTGGCGTTGTCGAGCAAATGCCTTTCCAAGTACCGCCCGGTACGAAAATCATAACAGAAATGGCACCGACCAAATCCAACGACCGTATTTTGCCTATTACAGAAGAAACGCTGCCGTATTTCCTGCGGCAGTTTGATTTGCTTTATAGGCAAAAGGATTTGATTACTGCGGGCGGCGGGGAATACTATGACAACAAATTGTTTATCGCAAAGCCGGACGGTTCTCCGTACCGACGTGATAGAATGTCAGCTAACTTCGGTCAGCTTATCCGTCACCTTGAAATGCCGCACATTCGTTTCCACGATTTAAGACACACGGCAGCGACCAATATGCACCAGCTAACAGGCGATTTCTACACGGTAGGCGAGATATTGGGGCATACGCTGAAAGGTATCGGTATGTCGCTTGGTATTTCTACCAACCTTGAAGCTGTTACAGCACAGTATGTTGATGTGCGGATTGAGCGTAAGAAAACGGTACTAGAAACTTACCATAAGGCATTACAGCCACGAAAGCCCAACACAGGAAAAGAAAAAAGAAGTAAAGAAGCAGTTCCTAAAGAGAAAAAGAAAAGCAGCGAAATGGAGCTATGA
- a CDS encoding DNA-binding protein: MAKKENQPQLLPMLKTVEQMSRISGIGENKLRELMDSGELEYIQNGNRRLIADAAIWNWYERAKRPVNPPVAKEG, translated from the coding sequence ATGGCGAAAAAGGAAAATCAACCGCAATTACTTCCTATGCTGAAAACGGTGGAACAAATGAGCCGGATTAGCGGTATAGGTGAAAATAAATTGCGTGAGCTTATGGATAGCGGAGAACTGGAGTATATCCAAAATGGCAATCGCCGCCTGATTGCTGACGCTGCTATTTGGAATTGGTACGAAAGAGCAAAACGACCCGTTAATCCCCCTGTTGCAAAGGAGGGGTAA
- a CDS encoding helix-turn-helix domain-containing protein, with translation MIEMIGNTENDERGLLPYPVIIAATKGDPEAMKIVVQHYESYIATLSMRKLRDERGNIYYGIDEDIRDRLRSKLMRAVLSFKV, from the coding sequence ATGATTGAAATGATTGGTAACACCGAAAACGACGAACGCGGCTTGTTACCCTACCCGGTAATCATAGCTGCAACAAAGGGCGACCCGGAAGCTATGAAGATTGTCGTACAGCATTACGAAAGCTACATAGCCACTTTGTCTATGCGGAAGCTCCGCGACGAACGCGGCAATATCTATTACGGCATAGACGAGGACATACGCGACCGCTTGCGGTCAAAGCTGATGCGGGCTGTCCTTTCATTCAAGGTTTGA
- a CDS encoding RNA polymerase sigma factor: MNEPVRTQWQIRCAFNGYCKRALKNEAVNAHRDTKRQQLREVTFSDLSAQEENQLFTYDRYFADDEAEQSFCVAGKEITAKLLAEALYSLPEEKRNAVLLYYFFEMSDAEIAKLHAIPRSTVQYRRTSSFELLKRYLEERAYD, encoded by the coding sequence ATGAATGAACCTGTTCGTACCCAATGGCAAATCCGTTGCGCCTTTAACGGCTATTGCAAACGGGCGTTGAAAAACGAAGCAGTCAACGCCCACAGGGACACGAAGCGGCAGCAGCTACGCGAAGTGACTTTTTCTGACCTGTCCGCACAGGAGGAAAATCAGCTTTTCACCTATGACCGCTATTTTGCGGATGATGAAGCTGAACAATCCTTTTGCGTGGCGGGAAAGGAAATCACCGCAAAGCTGCTTGCCGAAGCCCTGTACAGCTTGCCGGAAGAAAAACGCAACGCCGTCTTACTGTATTACTTCTTTGAAATGAGCGACGCGGAAATTGCAAAGTTGCACGCAATTCCGCGCAGCACCGTACAGTACAGACGGACAAGCTCTTTTGAGCTTCTAAAACGCTATTTGGAGGAACGCGCCTATGATTGA
- a CDS encoding cysteine-rich KTR domain-containing protein produces MEQSRWLLCPVCKNKTRIRIRGDTILENFPLFCPKCKQETLINVRQLNMSVIKEPDAKTQSQ; encoded by the coding sequence ATGGAGCAAAGTAGATGGTTATTATGTCCTGTCTGCAAAAATAAAACTCGCATTAGGATACGTGGAGACACAATACTTGAAAACTTCCCGCTATTCTGTCCAAAGTGCAAACAGGAAACGCTAATCAATGTACGACAACTAAATATGTCAGTTATCAAAGAGCCAGACGCTAAGACGCAGAGCCAATAA
- a CDS encoding MarR family winged helix-turn-helix transcriptional regulator, with protein sequence MSIDKVKELNDLWHIVGMRMKAEMNSGKYPAILGVSMVELSILQVVENRPNCMLKEISSQLELPKSTLTSAINRLESKGLVKRNLCKEDKRAYNLELTEVGLQAQHEHRNIEYAIFEDMLQKLDMEEKNIFIRMLSKAVSSKRNENENY encoded by the coding sequence ATGTCAATAGATAAAGTAAAAGAGCTAAATGACTTATGGCATATAGTAGGTATGCGTATGAAAGCGGAGATGAATAGCGGGAAATATCCAGCTATATTGGGTGTATCAATGGTGGAATTAAGTATTCTTCAAGTTGTAGAAAATCGCCCTAACTGTATGCTAAAGGAAATTAGTAGTCAATTAGAACTTCCCAAAAGCACCTTAACAAGTGCAATAAATCGTCTTGAATCAAAGGGGTTAGTTAAAAGAAATCTATGCAAAGAGGATAAGCGAGCCTACAATTTAGAATTAACGGAAGTAGGTTTGCAAGCTCAACATGAACATCGCAACATCGAATATGCAATTTTCGAGGATATGTTGCAAAAATTAGACATGGAAGAAAAAAATATATTTATACGCATGTTATCCAAAGCTGTAAGTAGCAAAAGAAATGAAAATGAGAATTATTGA
- a CDS encoding N-acetyltransferase family protein: MDFQVIRATKDNAIEMGFVHSQSWQKAYRGIIADEIVDSFTPEKRAEIFADAISTRPEEYYLFRVDGRPAGIASLNKSHEENAPDYIGEIYSIYFHPEFWGTSATHKGLQFCVERLKLLGYTQVKIWVLKDNFRARSFYEKNGFYFDGFEQEINIGKPLVEIRYSKKI, translated from the coding sequence ATGGACTTTCAAGTTATTCGTGCAACTAAGGACAACGCTATTGAAATGGGCTTTGTTCATTCACAATCATGGCAAAAAGCATATAGAGGGATTATAGCAGATGAAATAGTAGATAGTTTTACTCCGGAAAAAAGAGCAGAAATATTTGCTGACGCTATTTCTACACGCCCCGAAGAATACTATCTATTTAGGGTTGATGGACGTCCTGCGGGGATAGCATCATTAAATAAGAGCCATGAAGAAAATGCTCCTGACTATATAGGTGAGATTTATTCAATATACTTTCATCCTGAGTTTTGGGGAACCTCTGCTACACATAAGGGATTGCAATTTTGTGTAGAGCGGCTAAAATTACTGGGATATACTCAAGTCAAAATATGGGTATTAAAAGACAACTTTCGTGCACGCAGTTTCTATGAAAAAAATGGTTTTTATTTTGACGGTTTTGAACAAGAAATAAATATAGGTAAACCATTAGTAGAAATACGTTATTCAAAGAAAATATAG
- a CDS encoding helix-turn-helix domain-containing protein yields MKREVKKYDFKAFGQAIKAARNAKGISRNQLADQMHIAPRYIASIENSGQHPSLQIFYELVILLDISVDQFFFPDKEMDKSTQRRQLESLLDDMSDKGLRIVTATAKEIKEVETEDE; encoded by the coding sequence ATGAAGCGAGAAGTCAAGAAATACGATTTTAAGGCTTTCGGTCAAGCCATAAAAGCAGCACGAAATGCAAAAGGAATATCGAGAAACCAATTAGCAGACCAAATGCACATTGCCCCTCGATACATTGCGTCCATTGAGAATAGCGGACAGCACCCAAGCCTGCAAATCTTTTATGAGCTTGTTATCCTTTTGGACATATCGGTAGACCAATTCTTTTTTCCAGACAAGGAAATGGACAAATCCACGCAGCGCAGACAGCTTGAAAGCCTGCTTGACGATATGAGCGACAAGGGATTGCGGATAGTTACCGCTACGGCGAAAGAGATTAAGGAAGTCGAAACAGAGGACGAATAA
- the mobC gene encoding plasmid mobilization relaxosome protein MobC: protein MNGRKRTVQIKFRVTEEERTLIEEKMKLIPTRNMAAYLRKMAIDGYIIQIDHSDIKAMTAEIQKIGVNVNQIAKRVNATGSAYQEDIEEIKGVLNEIWRLQRLNLLKER, encoded by the coding sequence ATGAACGGACGAAAAAGGACAGTGCAAATCAAGTTTCGTGTGACGGAAGAAGAACGCACATTGATAGAGGAAAAAATGAAGCTCATACCCACCCGCAATATGGCGGCGTATCTGCGGAAAATGGCAATCGACGGGTATATCATTCAGATAGACCATAGCGACATAAAGGCAATGACAGCAGAGATACAGAAAATCGGGGTCAATGTCAATCAGATAGCAAAGCGCGTTAATGCGACGGGCAGCGCATACCAAGAGGACATAGAGGAAATCAAGGGGGTGCTTAACGAGATATGGCGGTTACAAAGATTAAACCTATTAAAAGAACGTTAA
- a CDS encoding relaxase/mobilization nuclease domain-containing protein, giving the protein MAVTKIKPIKRTLSKALDYIQNPDKTDGKMLVSSFGCSFETADIEFGFTLSQALDKGNNLAHHLIQAFEPGEVDYQTAHEIGRQLADAVTKGQHEYVLTTHIDKGHVHNHIIFCAVNFVDHRKYNSNKRTYYGIRNMSDKLCREHNLSVVVPGKGSKGKSYAEYQAEKTGTSWKGKLKIAVDTLIPQVSDFEELLSRLEAAGYEIKQGKYISCRAPGQERFTRLKTLGADYTEEALTERIKGRRTRTTKAPRTEKKGISLLIDIENSIKVQESRGYEQWAKIHNLKQAAKTMNFLTENRIEQYADLTAKIAEIAAENEQAADALKAVETRLADMAVLIKNITTYQKTKPAYDAYRKAKNKEKYRAEHESNIILYEAVAKALRAAQIGGKLPNVAALQTEYAKLREQKEALYANYGKLKKQVKEYEVIKRNIDSILRQDRQPEKGKETERG; this is encoded by the coding sequence ATGGCGGTTACAAAGATTAAACCTATTAAAAGAACGTTAAGCAAAGCCCTTGACTATATCCAAAACCCGGACAAGACAGACGGAAAAATGCTTGTTTCCTCTTTCGGCTGTTCCTTTGAAACGGCAGACATTGAGTTCGGATTTACCCTTTCGCAAGCATTGGATAAAGGGAACAACCTCGCCCACCATTTGATACAAGCCTTTGAACCAGGGGAAGTGGATTATCAGACCGCCCATGAAATCGGACGGCAGCTTGCCGACGCTGTTACCAAAGGACAGCATGAGTATGTTTTGACGACGCATATTGACAAGGGTCACGTCCATAATCACATCATTTTCTGCGCGGTCAATTTCGTAGACCACCGCAAATACAATTCCAACAAACGCACCTATTACGGCATACGGAACATGAGCGACAAGCTGTGCCGGGAACATAACTTATCTGTTGTCGTTCCGGGCAAAGGAAGCAAGGGAAAAAGCTATGCGGAGTACCAAGCAGAAAAGACGGGTACGAGTTGGAAAGGAAAGCTGAAAATTGCGGTTGATACCCTTATCCCCCAAGTGTCCGATTTTGAAGAATTATTGAGCCGTTTGGAAGCGGCGGGTTATGAAATTAAGCAGGGAAAATATATATCATGCCGCGCACCCGGACAGGAACGGTTTACACGTTTGAAAACCCTCGGTGCAGACTATACAGAGGAAGCCCTAACAGAACGTATCAAGGGCAGACGTACCCGCACCACCAAAGCTCCACGGACAGAGAAAAAGGGCATTTCCCTGCTGATAGATATTGAAAACAGTATCAAGGTTCAGGAGAGCCGGGGTTATGAGCAATGGGCGAAAATCCACAATCTGAAACAGGCTGCTAAGACCATGAATTTCCTAACAGAAAATCGTATAGAGCAATATGCAGACTTGACCGCCAAAATTGCGGAAATTGCGGCAGAGAACGAACAGGCCGCTGACGCATTAAAGGCCGTCGAAACCCGGCTTGCGGACATGGCGGTGCTGATTAAGAATATCACTACCTACCAAAAGACAAAGCCCGCCTATGACGCATACCGTAAAGCAAAAAACAAAGAAAAATATCGCGCAGAGCATGAGAGTAATATTATCCTGTATGAAGCCGTAGCCAAAGCATTACGAGCGGCGCAGATCGGCGGCAAGCTGCCCAATGTTGCCGCCCTACAAACGGAATATGCAAAACTCCGAGAGCAGAAAGAAGCCCTATACGCTAATTATGGCAAACTGAAAAAACAGGTCAAGGAGTATGAAGTTATCAAACGGAACATAGACAGTATTTTGCGGCAGGACAGACAGCCGGAAAAAGGAAAGGAAACAGAACGGGGATAA
- a CDS encoding helix-turn-helix domain-containing protein, translated as MTESNMPDYGTIQAAVAGEKWAIGKVLDCYSCELDKLATVEKKRPNGSVKKEIDEDMRQALALKLIEAIPQFLLEKG; from the coding sequence ATGACAGAAAGTAATATGCCGGATTACGGTACAATCCAAGCCGCCGTTGCGGGTGAAAAATGGGCGATTGGAAAGGTGCTTGACTGTTATTCCTGCGAATTAGATAAGCTCGCCACGGTTGAAAAAAAGCGGCCGAACGGAAGCGTAAAAAAGGAAATTGACGAGGATATGCGGCAAGCTCTTGCGCTGAAGCTCATAGAAGCTATCCCGCAATTTCTGTTAGAAAAGGGGTGA
- a CDS encoding DUF6050 family protein, translating to MTRGKIWKDFFKKTVLPVVIALFLFFMFKSIFTNNGETNYFYVWLCCGIPFGIRRMFVWLVPHGYDLGGTVGIIALNFILGGIIGGVILIWRLICAVWYIPLTVYRLLTIGKGNTIEIKLEE from the coding sequence ATGACACGCGGGAAGATATGGAAAGATTTTTTTAAGAAAACAGTTTTACCCGTCGTTATTGCATTGTTTTTATTCTTCATGTTCAAATCGATATTTACCAATAACGGCGAAACGAATTACTTTTATGTGTGGCTGTGCTGCGGTATTCCGTTCGGTATTCGCCGTATGTTCGTATGGCTTGTGCCGCATGGGTATGACTTAGGCGGTACGGTGGGAATTATCGCCCTCAACTTCATTTTGGGCGGTATCATTGGCGGCGTCATTCTAATATGGCGGCTTATTTGCGCTGTTTGGTACATACCCTTGACTGTGTACCGATTGTTGACGATAGGCAAAGGCAATACGATTGAAATTAAATTAGAAGAATGA
- a CDS encoding DUF6650 family protein, whose protein sequence is MRFSELLNRLTGISCPVFGISWNPVDTERSIARRIIVFLEPRRVLYSAYEYESVCPCITSVTEIKNYLTSELQQIDEKGELNSYVRAMRNACNKFLSKCPDSKKFRCYACESGNIDNWIFTSAVGELRGVFGVMIGQIAKAYGLDVEDDLAQIIPD, encoded by the coding sequence ATGAGATTTTCAGAATTATTAAACAGATTAACAGGCATTAGCTGTCCCGTTTTCGGAATTTCATGGAACCCTGTTGATACAGAAAGAAGTATCGCCAGAAGAATAATTGTTTTTCTCGAACCGCGCCGCGTTCTGTACTCCGCGTATGAGTACGAGTCGGTTTGTCCCTGTATTACTTCTGTAACAGAGATTAAAAACTATTTGACTTCTGAATTACAGCAAATCGACGAAAAGGGTGAGCTTAATTCCTATGTACGAGCAATGCGAAATGCTTGTAATAAGTTTCTAAGTAAATGCCCTGATAGCAAGAAGTTTCGTTGTTACGCTTGTGAAAGTGGAAACATTGATAACTGGATTTTTACGTCGGCCGTTGGTGAGTTGCGCGGCGTATTTGGTGTTATGATTGGACAAATTGCAAAAGCGTATGGTCTTGATGTTGAGGACGATTTGGCTCAAATAATACCAGATTAA
- a CDS encoding cysteine-rich VLP domain-containing protein: MSKIKRLTPPQSRRVNALVKKECCNCFGGNCILLDDGDEHICPQLISYSLLCKWFRDGVLPLDKVLYTELYAAEDKRRCLVCGAPFASSSNNVKYCPNCRKRITNRQAAKRMRKRRTLVTQ, from the coding sequence ATGAGCAAAATAAAACGGCTGACGCCGCCCCAAAGCAGACGGGTAAACGCCCTTGTGAAAAAAGAGTGCTGCAACTGCTTTGGCGGGAATTGTATATTGCTTGACGACGGGGACGAGCATATATGTCCGCAGCTTATTTCATATTCCCTGCTTTGCAAATGGTTTCGCGACGGCGTTCTGCCCCTTGATAAAGTATTATATACAGAGCTTTACGCCGCCGAGGACAAACGGCGGTGCCTGGTGTGCGGCGCGCCCTTTGCGTCAAGCTCAAACAACGTGAAATATTGCCCAAATTGCCGCAAACGAATTACCAACAGGCAAGCAGCCAAGCGCATGAGAAAAAGACGCACCCTTGTTACGCAATAG
- a CDS encoding transposon-transfer assisting family protein, which produces MKKFTVEETNLLSIYMTGSRQGVIVSMKAALPFMDGKMQDFATRTLAKVESMTEMEFAKCVFFAADEV; this is translated from the coding sequence ATGAAAAAATTTACCGTTGAGGAAACAAACCTTTTGAGCATTTACATGACAGGGAGCAGACAGGGGGTTATTGTAAGTATGAAAGCCGCCTTGCCCTTTATGGACGGGAAAATGCAGGACTTTGCCACCCGTACCCTTGCGAAAGTGGAAAGCATGACCGAAATGGAGTTTGCGAAATGTGTTTTTTTCGCTGCCGACGAGGTATGA